The Streptomyces cynarae genome contains a region encoding:
- a CDS encoding GlsB/YeaQ/YmgE family stress response membrane protein has protein sequence MGIVSWIILGLLAGAIAKFLLPGKDPGGFIGTTLIGIAGAFIGGWISARWLHHPITKHFYDGATWAAAIGGSLVLLIIYRVLFGDSRR, from the coding sequence ATGGGCATTGTCAGCTGGATCATCCTGGGGCTGTTGGCAGGCGCCATCGCCAAGTTCCTGCTGCCGGGCAAGGACCCCGGCGGCTTCATCGGTACGACCCTCATCGGCATCGCGGGCGCCTTCATCGGCGGCTGGATCTCCGCCCGCTGGCTGCACCACCCGATCACCAAGCACTTCTACGACGGCGCCACCTGGGCGGCCGCGATCGGCGGCTCGCTCGTGTTGCTGATCATCTACCGCGTCCTGTTCGGCGACTCCCGCCGCTGA
- a CDS encoding YajQ family cyclic di-GMP-binding protein codes for MADSSFDIVSKVERQEVDNALNQAAKEISQRYDFKNVGASIAWSGDKILMQANSEDRVKAVLDVFETKLVKRGISLKSLDAGEPQLSGKEYKIFASIQEGITQENAKKVAKIIRDEGPKGVKAQVQGDELRVTSKSRDDLQAVIALLKGKDFDFALQFVNYR; via the coding sequence ATGGCCGACTCCAGTTTCGACATCGTCTCGAAGGTCGAGCGGCAGGAGGTCGACAACGCCCTCAACCAGGCCGCCAAGGAGATCTCCCAGCGCTACGACTTCAAGAACGTCGGCGCCTCGATCGCCTGGTCCGGCGACAAGATCCTGATGCAGGCCAACTCCGAGGACCGGGTGAAGGCGGTCCTCGACGTCTTCGAGACCAAGCTGGTCAAACGCGGCATCTCGCTGAAGTCGCTGGACGCCGGTGAGCCGCAGCTCTCCGGCAAGGAGTACAAGATCTTCGCGTCGATCCAGGAGGGCATCACCCAGGAGAACGCGAAGAAGGTGGCGAAGATCATCCGCGATGAGGGTCCCAAGGGCGTCAAGGCCCAGGTGCAGGGCGACGAACTGCGCGTCACCTCCAAGAGCCGGGACGACCTCCAGGCCGTGATCGCGCTGCTCAAGGGCAAGGACTTCGACTTCGCCCTGCAGTTCGTGAACTACCGGTAG
- a CDS encoding DUF6188 family protein, whose protein sequence is MTLITRLAEGAGGVRLKVPTALIGARVERTAFDQQVRLSLCALDPDEGYRLDAELVLETPFLFRDAAGEWHELDPGTGVSLAPVLGLFGQSVVTVDVRDRGVLVIDFEGGAGLWVGPDPEFESWHLTGHGIDPVMVGPGGEESWER, encoded by the coding sequence GTGACCTTGATCACGCGGCTTGCTGAGGGAGCGGGGGGAGTCAGGCTGAAGGTTCCTACAGCGTTGATCGGTGCTCGGGTTGAGCGCACAGCGTTTGATCAGCAGGTTCGGCTGAGTCTCTGTGCCCTGGATCCGGACGAGGGGTACCGGCTGGATGCCGAGCTGGTATTGGAGACGCCGTTTCTCTTCCGGGACGCTGCTGGTGAGTGGCATGAGCTGGACCCCGGCACAGGTGTGAGCCTCGCCCCCGTTCTAGGGCTGTTCGGGCAGTCAGTGGTTACGGTCGATGTCCGCGACCGCGGTGTGTTGGTCATCGACTTCGAAGGCGGTGCAGGGCTCTGGGTGGGCCCTGACCCGGAGTTCGAGTCCTGGCACCTGACCGGGCACGGAATCGACCCCGTCATGGTCGGTCCTGGTGGCGAGGAAAGCTGGGAGCGCTGA